TCTGCTCAGACTATTAAAAGTTACATGACATTTATTATTTGAAACCGGTAACattgtattcctcagcattaaggatATGCCTGAGACCCAAAAGAATGGTAAAGAACATAAAGATACTTACAGTGATCCTAAGAGGTCTACTATCTGTTCTGCTTCCTCTACACATTGTTCTTTACACCAAACATAAAAAGATACACGCAATTACATTGAACTTTCTGAATAAAATTGAATCTATCTTCAAAACACTTCCCATTTCTCTTCCTCCACAAAGTCCACCAAATATAGGCAGGAATTATTTTCCACCATTTCTTCTGGCTCTTACTTCCGCCCTACTGATCCAGCAGCTCATCATGTCTGTTGTATGCTCTGGCATGGTTCATTTTACCTCTATAAGGCTAAGGAATAGTGCCCAAATCTGTGTGGTTACTTTGCAATGGAGGAACAGACGGCTGTTTGTCTACTCTGCGTCCTTCCGAAGTAGGCATCTGGATGCTATTTGTAGTCTTCTTTTTGTAAAACTTCATGTCTCTTCTCAATTTATCCAATTTCTTAACCACCTTAGTCAGTATAGGAAATAGAGGCATAACTTAAGTTGGGAGGGACTCTAAGACAAAATTATTCTAAATGCGTCTACTCTATCCACCGAGACAAGTATTGTGACTTCCATTTTGCTAATTTTTTCTCAGTTTTCTCTACAATGTCATCCCATATTTCCAATGCCTTGTGTTTAGAGCCCAAAGGCATGCTAGGATAAACTTTTGGCAATTTTTCCGGCGCACCCCAAAATGTTAGCCAGAGCTTGAACCTGTATCAATTCTTTTATTGGAAATAGACTGCTCTTCCTCCAGTTCCCACTCCAACCAGATGTTGCTTCAAATACTAGTAGGATCATCCTAGTATATTGGATCTGGTTGTCTTAGCTTCACAGAGTATCTGCATAAAGTAGGTGACAGATTTCCAATTCCTCTCCTACCCTGTTGCCAATCTTGAAGTCTTTCAACAACCTGTTCTGAATTGCAATCCTCATCGTGCTGTTAAAATCTTCCACGGCTATAATGAAGAGGAAGGGTGATAGAGGATCACCCTGCCCTTTCTGATGAAAAAACCAACAGCTTTTCATTCACTAGGATTGAGAACCTAACAGTTTTAATACAGAATCCAATCCATTTCAACCACCTATCACCAAACCCTGTCTAAGTATGGTAAGTAGGAAGTCCTAGTTAAATGGTCATATGCTTTGTCTGTGTCTATCTTGCACATAACTCCTGGAACATCCCCTCTCAACCTGGAATCTACATACTTACTGGCTATCAGTGCTGAATCTATGATGTATCTTCCCTTTATAGATGCCATATGATGTTTGTTCACTGGCTTGCTCACTATCCTTTTCAACTTTTATAGTGATCAACTATAAAAGAAAGGAGCAGAAATTAGATTTTTAGTAGTTTAGATGCAGTATGAGTTACAGTTACTTGGTGCTCTTCCATGAGCTGCTCAATATAAGCAAGGCTAAAGCATTTACAGATTTATGATGATTAACTCAATCAATTGTATCTAGCATAACATTCAACGTTCTCAGGGTTAAATGTCAAAATGGATGCCTGCTTGAGATGGAAGTATGGCAGAAATAGTTGTGCTATTAACTTGGGCATAAAATATTTTTTCTGTACTAGGGGCTATTTTTATTCCATTATTCGCATTATCATTTCATCTGCATAGAATTTGAATTGGTTGCACTTTAATGCTACACCTTAAAGAATTTTGTAATATAGCCAACTCCTCCCTCCCCCCCGGTCTTTTCTTTTTGCTGACTTCTATTCAGTTAAACCATAAGTCTTGCAAACTATGTTTTGTCATCCGAGACCAGGCCCTACCCTATTTGTTCGATGCTCTCCCATCTTTGCTTTGTATAAATTCTGTTTTCCATCTTCTTTTTTCCAAAAACGTCAAACATAGACCTCCCTCATCGTGTTGAAACTGTATTGTGTTATACAGGGTTTGACACCATATGAAAAGAAGAAATATGTCTGGAAAATGCTGTATATCCATATGCTTGGTTATGATGTGGACTTTGGTCACATGGAAGCTGTATCTCTGATTTCTGCTCCAAAGTATCCTGAGAAGCAGGTACCtcatttctcttcttttctttactAGACATGGATAACTCATCAAAATTGGTTTATGTGAGGTAAAGTCTTTCATCTTTTTTGATTGAATTGATAaacattactccctccgtcccaatttgtttgacacttttcgcttttcgagagtcaaacgagttgttctttgaccgtaattttttcatgtcttttaaatattttaaattattgatTATAgcgacttatagtactttttaaaGTAGTTTCCAAATacgtaaattttatttcaaaaaatttaaagattctatattcaaacacacggtcaaaattaagagtttgactctcgaaaagcgaaaagtgtcaaataaattgggacagaaggagTACTAGTATATTGAAAATATATGAAAACACAAGTTGTGTCACATCTTGCTTTCTATGCTAGCATTTTGGTGACCTTATCCGTGCTGAATGAAACACTCTCTGTTTGGTCTATTCATAATGACTCTTATCCTTCCAGAGGTCAATATTTTCTCATAAAACCATTGATGTCATGGCCTTAAATTGATTTAATTGGAGAGGGTTGTGGTTTTGAATGTCTTATTTTTACTTGGTAATTTCCATGCATATATTGATAGGTGAGAGAGCATATGTTACTCTTCCTTGTGCTGCACCTACTGTTTTTTATGTAATTTAAAGGCATAAAGGTTTGACTGATTGTTTTGGTATTTTGCAGGTTGGATATATAGTGACATCATGTTTGCTCAATGAGAATCATGATTTTTTGAGATTAGCAATTAATACAGTACGCAATGACATAGTCGGACGCAATGAGACTTTCCAATGTCTAGCGTTGACATTGGTATGAATTTCAgatcttttcttctttctctGCCTAGAAGCAGACCTGTTGTTCTTTGTTAGTTCGTTACAAGTTTCAATTGCTTGATATATCCGTGCAGGTTGGAAATATCGGGGGAAGGGAATTTGCAGAATCTCTAGCTCCTGATGTTCAAAAGTTACTTGTAAGTCATTATTTGCAGTAGTCATCCAGTATCCCAAGTCTATGACTGacgttggtttttttttttcttttcttctcgttttttcctttttgttgaGTCAGATATCAAGCAGTTGCAGGCCACTGGTGAGGAAGAAGGCTGCACTCTGTCTCCTACGTCTCTTTAGGAAAAATCCTGATGTCATGAATGTAGATAGCTGGTGAGTGTGGTTACTTAGGTGGATGGTTTAATAATTAATTTCATTTGTATCTCAACAAATAGAGTTTTCCTCATAATCCAGGTCAGATCGGATGGCACAACTGCTAGATGAACGGGATTTAGGTGTCGTGACATCTTCCATGAGCCTTTTAGTTGCATTAGTGTCAAACAACCATGAAGAATATTGGAATTGTCTTCCCAAATGTGTTAAAGTATTGGAAAGGCTTGCAAGGAACCAAGATGTACCACAAGAATATACCTATTATGGGATCCCATCTCCCTGGCTTCAGGTTTATTTACTTTTCCTGTGCAATCTGCAGTAGCCATTATTTGTTGCAGAAAAGAAATTGAATATGTTGTCTTTGGACCTTTAAACAAAGATATGCTTTGCAATCGCATTAATGATCAATCTATGCACATTAAATGCATGATTTATAATTTGGTGCATGGATAGGATCTCAAATTTGATGCATCAATGTGAAAGCTACTAAGCTAGTGTGTGGGAATTTGACATCATTGCTTAAGCATGGTCTCATTTTTGATAATTGATTTCAGGTAAAGACTATGAGGGCTCTTCAGTATTTTCCTACTATTGAGGATCCAGATACTAGAAGATCATTGTTTGAGGTATGCTCACCTGCTAAATAGAAATATTCTTCTTTAACTGAGAGCATATCCCCTTTTTCTATCCGACTTCTCTTGTCCAAAAGAATCAGTAGTAAGTTTCAAAGATGTTCTGGATTTCATATGATCAATCAGGTTTTGCAACGGATATTGATGGGAACCGATGTGGTGAAAAATGTGAACAAGAACAATGCGTCACATGCTGTCCTCTTCGAAGCGCTTGCTCTTGTAAGTTTCTAAATGTATAAACCATTATCCCTCCCTTCAAATCTGTGCACTGTATGAATTGCTGATAGCAATGGCATCTTACATTTGAGTAAGTTAGTTCTTTATAAAATAATGATATTCCTGAAGTGGAAGCATGGTGATTTGTTAATCAAAACCTATATGGTTCTTCTCGTAGCCATTACTTGGACATTTGTGATGACGTCGAGTTCAACTTATACATCTTGTTTTCCTTCCAGTTTCCTGACAAATTCCGGAGTTATTGCTACCTGATAAAATTTTTGTTTATTTCTGCACATTCTTTCTAATCTTCTTACTTCTTTCATAAAAATTCCTTCCATCACATAATCACTGCGTATTCTTCCAGGAAATAGAGAACAGTTCACCTTTGTACTCTCCATATGCTAAGATGGACTTGTTGTATTATCTAAAATTTCAAAGCCTGGCTGCTGTTTTAAGTTATCCCTTGCTTTCTTGGATATTTATTAAGTTTGACTTCTCATTGACTTGCTGCAGGTCATGCATCTTGATGCCGAAAAGGAGATGATGTCTCAGTGTGTTGCATTGCTTGGGAAATTCATTGCTGTACGGGAGCCAAATATTCGCTATCTTGGTTTGGTAAGTTGTAGCAGCATACAAACTACTATTCTACGGTATATCTTCTTCTGTGCATCTAAGAGGTCTTTTATACAGCAGTCGCACTTTCACACTTGTAGGTCCTGCATATGCTAATATTCTTGCATACTGTTGGAACTTGCAAAACAGATCCAGTTTCCCAGTATGTACCAGTTTACTACTGTCTGATTTCCTCATCTCTGTTTTGCATGCAGGAGAATATGACTCGTATGTTGATGGTTACAGATGTGCAGGACATCATTAAAAGACATCAAGCACAGATTATTACCTCACTAAAGGATCCTGATATCAGGTTGATTTGGAGCCTTTACATTTTCCTCATAATCTATTCCCTGCTTTTATTTTTCAGCAGAGGTACAATAAGTAAAATGTGCTGCTGTAAGTTAGAAAAGCTCGAAGTTTTCTGCCCAAACACTTTCTGATTGTGACATGTGCATGGTTACTCCTTAAAGAGAGCTCTGCCTATCAATTTACTGACATTAGAGCTGTACACTCAATATCTCTGCTATTTTATTTAGTTATCCTTCTCTTTTCTGGTGAAATGATGTATAAATGTCAATAGTAGTTGCTTGTGTGTCTGTCTATTTTTAAGTTTAGCCTATACCAGTTCAACTTTTAAATTCAAATTGCTTTCATAACTGACGTTAAGCACCTCAAACAGTATAAGGAGACGTGCCCTTGATTTACTATATGGAATGTGTGATGTTTCAAATGCAAAAGACATAGTGGAAGAACTGTTACAGGTATCAGGATATTTTTTTTCATGGTTATTTAATTTATGCACTATatagaacaattttttttattattattgggTTAAAAAAAGTATGACACTGAACTTCTGTTTTTGTCAGTATCTTAGTACAGCAGAGTTTGTGATGCGTGAAGAACTGTCTCTGAAAATTGCAATTCTTGCAGAGAAATTTGCTCCTGATTTGTCGTGGTATGAAATAGATGTGGACATAATGAAACTTCACTTTTCTTGAACCGTTTAGCAATATATGGTTGTCTTTTGAAGTTTAAAATCTTTGGATATATAttccttctcaaaaaaaaaaacactttgcaCATATATGCTGACTATGCTGAATCAAAGATGTTTCCGTATTTAGCGAAGTTTCATCTCCTGCTTTTGAAGTTGTGGAAGTTCAAAATCTTGTCTTCTCGAAGTTTTATCCGGTTTGATCTTTCTTGCTACCTTTTGAGGCGTTTAGATATCTAACATACATAGAAGAAGTTCTCTCTTTGTACATATTTCTAACTCCAAATCTAGTGTGTTTAGTCGCTATCAAGCACTCAGAATTAGATGAATCTGCTGGAACTGTCTAAATCTTGCTTTACAGATCTACAATGTGATAACAGCTAAGAGTGTGTCTCGTGGTCTGGCATGCAGGTATGTAGATGTCGTCCTTCAATTAATTGACAAGGCTGGTGATTTTGTCAGTGATGACATCTGGTTCCGTGTTGTACAATTTGTTACAAACAACGAAGATCTACAGGTAACTGTAGCTTCTCTCTGTATATGCTAGCTTGATTTTAGTTTCTTTTTTAATGGAGCTCACTTAATACATTCAACCCCTTCCTTAGCCTTATGCAGCTTTGAAAGCCAGAGAATATCTTGATAAACCTGCCATACATGAAACAATGGTCAAGGTGCGTATGTTCTCCTAAAATACTaataatctctctctctctctctctctctctctgtgtaTGGAAATGCTATGAACCCTTATGGATTATGTCTGCATACTTATCATGCTAGATTCGTTGCTGACTGACAATTGGAATGGGTAGTCCAACCTAAGTCACTTTGACATGCAATAGTTACATGAACATTGAGGTCTTAATCTCTCTGCAGCATTCGTTATTTGTTATTGGCATATAAACTAAATTAGAGGATCTTTCTTGGAGGTTGATAATTCAATTAAAGACGTGTGCGTGAGAAGGGAAAACCAAGCTGTGGATTTCTGACTGGCAACTGCCAAGTGGAAGAATGAGTAGTTACCTTCTGACacaactttggaagatatgttggcTTGAGCTGTTCGTGAGATAGAAATAGCTTGGATCTTGACTTAATCATGCCCTTATACCAAGAACGGGCTTGAGTCTCAAGGATCACAATTTAAGACATGTCGTCAACACTTTGAGACTTGGCTTGACACCTTCATTTTACAGGAAGGCCTACTGTTAATCCAAGTCATTTGAAACTCAATTTAGTTCAATTTAAAAGGCTTCCATTCCCCACtcagtgggattatactgggcttgttgttgttgttgttgttgttaaaagGCTTCCATTGCCTCGACCTTACCTGGGTGTCCTAACTTTATCTTCAAGCTAGATTTGCATCATCCTATCATAAGAAATTTAATGCTATTCATTTGCTCTTCCAGTTCTAATGTTTAGTTGCCTCACAGCCAGAGATAAGCACCCAAGAACTAAATAATCTTTGTCATGATTTTTGTTTTGAATTTTGATGCATCTGCTGTCCTTTTATCgtcagtttgaaaaaaaaaaaaaaaaaaaagggaaagctaATTGAGGATTTAAATTTGCTATCTGATGGAGTAGGTCAGTGCATATGTCCTTGGAGAATACAGCCATCTTCTGGCTAGAAGGCCTGGATGTAGTCCAAAGGAAATCTTTAGCATCATTCATGAGAAGCTCCCTACTGTTACGTAAGGACATTCAATTGTTTGATCTCATTTTCTCATTGTTCTTATTCTCCTATATGCTATTTTACACAAACTATGCTATTCAGGACTTCAACAATTCCTATTCTTCTGTCAACATACGCCAAGATCTTGATGCACACACAGCCACCAGACCTGGAGCTACAGAATCAGATTTGGGCAATATTCAGGAAGTAAGATAGTAATACTTTATGGTGTTGTAATTTCTGTTCATCCTGTACGGCGTTTTTCTTCTGTGGATATATCCGAAGACATTGCAATAATTGCTAGTGCTGCATAATATCCCAGATATGAAGGCTGCATCGATGTAGAGATACAGCAACGGGCtgtggaatacctggagttgagTAAGAAAGGTGCAGCTTTAATGGACATCTTAGCTGAAATGCCAAAGTTCCCTGAGCGACAGGTAGCATGCAGGACTCCTCGACTTTGATTAATTTTATCTGCAGTATTCTTCATAATTGACGTATTGCTTTGATGGTAGTCCTCCTTTTGCATCATATAATGTAATCTTCCAACTGTGCAGTATGCTATTGTCCTAttattttattatcatttttaatcaTTGGTATTAAGCCACAATATTCTCTTTACAATGTAGTCGTCACTGATAAAAAAAGCTGAGGAGACTGAGGCTGATACTGCTGATCAAAGTGCAATCAAGTGGCGTGCACAACAGCAAAATTCTAATGCTTTAATAGTGACAGACCAACACCCTGCTAATGGAACTCCACCAATCAGCCAGCTAGGTCCAGTAAAAGTTCCAAGCAGGAGCAATGTGGTAATTTGTCTCTGACCATTTAGGAAAAAATTGAGGATTTAATGTGTATGTTTCAGTATTAGATGGTAATCAACAATTTATTTTTGGACAGGATTGTGATTCAGCTGATCAGAGGGAGGCTCAGTCAAATGGAACTTTGACCGTTGTGGATCCTCAACCTCCTTCAACCTCTTCGCCTGATCTCCTAGGTGATCTTTTAAGTCCTCTGGCTATTGAGGGCCCTCAGCCTGCTGAGAACCAATCTGACCATAATTTAGGTGCTGGTGTTAAAGGTGATACAATTGGGGAGGATGCACTAGCACTTGCACCTATTGAAGAACAGATGAACACCGTCCAGGTACTGCTTTCTTTAATGATTGTTAATAT
The sequence above is a segment of the Lycium barbarum isolate Lr01 chromosome 6, ASM1917538v2, whole genome shotgun sequence genome. Coding sequences within it:
- the LOC132600515 gene encoding AP-2 complex subunit alpha-1-like isoform X3, yielding MALSGMRGLSVFISDVRNCQNKEQERLRVDKELGNIRTRFKNEKGLTPYEKKKYVWKMLYIHMLGYDVDFGHMEAVSLISAPKYPEKQVGYIVTSCLLNENHDFLRLAINTVRNDIVGRNETFQCLALTLVGNIGGREFAESLAPDVQKLLISSSCRPLVRKKAALCLLRLFRKNPDVMNVDSWSDRMAQLLDERDLGVVTSSMSLLVALVSNNHEEYWNCLPKCVKVLERLARNQDVPQEYTYYGIPSPWLQVKTMRALQYFPTIEDPDTRRSLFEVLQRILMGTDVVKNVNKNNASHAVLFEALALVMHLDAEKEMMSQCVALLGKFIAVREPNIRYLGLENMTRMLMVTDVQDIIKRHQAQIITSLKDPDISIRRRALDLLYGMCDVSNAKDIVEELLQYLSTAEFVMREELSLKIAILAEKFAPDLSWYVDVVLQLIDKAGDFVSDDIWFRVVQFVTNNEDLQPYAALKAREYLDKPAIHETMVKVSAYVLGEYSHLLARRPGCSPKEIFSIIHEKLPTVTTSTIPILLSTYAKILMHTQPPDLELQNQIWAIFRKYEGCIDVEIQQRAVEYLELSKKGAALMDILAEMPKFPERQSSLIKKAEETEADTADQSAIKWRAQQQNSNALIVTDQHPANGTPPISQLGPVKVPSRSNVDCDSADQREAQSNGTLTVVDPQPPSTSSPDLLGAGVKGDTIGEDALALAPIEEQMNTVQPIGSIAERFHALCLKDSGVLYEDPNIQIGTKAEWRAHHGRLILFLGNKNTSPLASVQAIILSPSHLRTELSLVPETIPPRAQVQCPLEVVNLRPSRDVAVLDFSYKFGTHLVNVKLRLPAVLNKFFQPITVSAEEFFPQWRSLSGPPLKLQEVVRGVRPMPLLEMANLFNSFQLIVCPGLDPNTNNLVASTTFYSESTRAMLCLVRIETDPADRTQLRMTVASGDPTLTFELKEFIKEQLVSIPTAPQAAAPPVPPQPQPTSPPPPSSDPGALLAGLL
- the LOC132600515 gene encoding AP-2 complex subunit alpha-1-like isoform X2; its protein translation is MALSGMRGLSVFISNIRNCQNKEQERLCVDKELGNLRTRFKNEKGLTPYEKKKYVWKMLYIHMLGYDVDFGHMEAVSLISAPKYPEKQVGYIVTSCLLNENHDFLRLAINTVRNDIVGRNETFQCLALTLVGNIGGREFAESLAPDVQKLLISSSCRPLVRKKAALCLLRLFRKNPDVMNVDSWSDRMAQLLDERDLGVVTSSMSLLVALVSNNHEEYWNCLPKCVKVLERLARNQDVPQEYTYYGIPSPWLQVKTMRALQYFPTIEDPDTRRSLFEVLQRILMGTDVVKNVNKNNASHAVLFEALALVMHLDAEKEMMSQCVALLGKFIAVREPNIRYLGLENMTRMLMVTDVQDIIKRHQAQIITSLKDPDISIRRRALDLLYGMCDVSNAKDIVEELLQYLSTAEFVMREELSLKIAILAEKFAPDLSWYVDVVLQLIDKAGDFVSDDIWFRVVQFVTNNEDLQPYAALKAREYLDKPAIHETMVKVSAYVLGEYSHLLARRPGCSPKEIFSIIHEKLPTVTTSTIPILLSTYAKILMHTQPPDLELQNQIWAIFRKYEGCIDVEIQQRAVEYLELSKKGAALMDILAEMPKFPERQSSLIKKAEETEADTADQSAIKWRAQQQNSNALIVTDQHPANGTPPISQLGPVKVPSRSNVDCDSADQREAQSNGTLTVVDPQPPSTSSPDLLGDLLSPLAIEGPQPAENQSDHNLGAGVKGDTIGEDALALAPIEEQMNTVQPIGSIAERFHALCLKDSGVLYEDPNIQIGTKAEWRAHHGRLILFLGNKNTSPLASVQAIILSPSHLRTELSLVPETIPPRAQVQCPLEVVNLRPSRDVAVLDFSYKFGTHLVNVKLRLPAVLNKFFQPITVSAEEFFPQWRSLSGPPLKLQEVVRGVRPMPLLEMANLFNSFQLIVCPGLDPNTNNLVASTTFYSESTRAMLCLVRIETDPADRTQLRMTVASGDPTLTFELKEFIKEQLVSIPTAPQAAAPPVPPQPQPTSPPPPSSDPGALLAGLL
- the LOC132600515 gene encoding AP-2 complex subunit alpha-1-like isoform X1, encoding MALSGMRGLSVFISDVRNCQNKEQERLRVDKELGNIRTRFKNEKGLTPYEKKKYVWKMLYIHMLGYDVDFGHMEAVSLISAPKYPEKQVGYIVTSCLLNENHDFLRLAINTVRNDIVGRNETFQCLALTLVGNIGGREFAESLAPDVQKLLISSSCRPLVRKKAALCLLRLFRKNPDVMNVDSWSDRMAQLLDERDLGVVTSSMSLLVALVSNNHEEYWNCLPKCVKVLERLARNQDVPQEYTYYGIPSPWLQVKTMRALQYFPTIEDPDTRRSLFEVLQRILMGTDVVKNVNKNNASHAVLFEALALVMHLDAEKEMMSQCVALLGKFIAVREPNIRYLGLENMTRMLMVTDVQDIIKRHQAQIITSLKDPDISIRRRALDLLYGMCDVSNAKDIVEELLQYLSTAEFVMREELSLKIAILAEKFAPDLSWYVDVVLQLIDKAGDFVSDDIWFRVVQFVTNNEDLQPYAALKAREYLDKPAIHETMVKVSAYVLGEYSHLLARRPGCSPKEIFSIIHEKLPTVTTSTIPILLSTYAKILMHTQPPDLELQNQIWAIFRKYEGCIDVEIQQRAVEYLELSKKGAALMDILAEMPKFPERQSSLIKKAEETEADTADQSAIKWRAQQQNSNALIVTDQHPANGTPPISQLGPVKVPSRSNVDCDSADQREAQSNGTLTVVDPQPPSTSSPDLLGDLLSPLAIEGPQPAENQSDHNLGAGVKGDTIGEDALALAPIEEQMNTVQPIGSIAERFHALCLKDSGVLYEDPNIQIGTKAEWRAHHGRLILFLGNKNTSPLASVQAIILSPSHLRTELSLVPETIPPRAQVQCPLEVVNLRPSRDVAVLDFSYKFGTHLVNVKLRLPAVLNKFFQPITVSAEEFFPQWRSLSGPPLKLQEVVRGVRPMPLLEMANLFNSFQLIVCPGLDPNTNNLVASTTFYSESTRAMLCLVRIETDPADRTQLRMTVASGDPTLTFELKEFIKEQLVSIPTAPQAAAPPVPPQPQPTSPPPPSSDPGALLAGLL
- the LOC132600515 gene encoding AP-2 complex subunit alpha-1-like isoform X4, which codes for MALSGMRGLSVFISDVRNCQNKEQERLRVDKELGNIRTRFKNEKGLTPYEKKKYVWKMLYIHMLGYDVDFGHMEAVSLISAPKYPEKQVGYIVTSCLLNENHDFLRLAINTVRNDIVGRNETFQCLALTLVGNIGGREFAESLAPDVQKLLISSSCRPLVRKKAALCLLRLFRKNPDVMNVDSWSDRMAQLLDERDLGVVTSSMSLLVALVSNNHEEYWNCLPKCVKVLERLARNQDVPQEYTYYGIPSPWLQVKTMRALQYFPTIEDPDTRRSLFEVLQRILMGTDVVKNVNKNNASHAVLFEALALVMHLDAEKEMMSQCVALLGKFIAVREPNIRYLGLENMTRMLMVTDVQDIIKRHQAQIITSLKDPDISIRRRALDLLYGMCDVSNAKDIVEELLQYLSTAEFVMREELSLKIAILAEKFAPDLSWYVDVVLQLIDKAGDFVSDDIWFRVVQFVTNNEDLQPYAALKAREYLDKPAIHETMVKVSAYVLGEYSHLLARRPGCSPKEIFSIIHEKLPTVTTSTIPILLSTYAKILMHTQPPDLELQNQIWAIFRKYEGCIDVEIQQRAVEYLELSKKGAALMDILAEMPKFPERQSSLIKKAEETEADTADQSAIKWRAQQQNSNALIVTDQHPANGTPPISQLGPVKVPSRSNVDCDSADQREAQSNGTLTVVDPQPPSTSSPDLLGDTIGEDALALAPIEEQMNTVQPIGSIAERFHALCLKDSGVLYEDPNIQIGTKAEWRAHHGRLILFLGNKNTSPLASVQAIILSPSHLRTELSLVPETIPPRAQVQCPLEVVNLRPSRDVAVLDFSYKFGTHLVNVKLRLPAVLNKFFQPITVSAEEFFPQWRSLSGPPLKLQEVVRGVRPMPLLEMANLFNSFQLIVCPGLDPNTNNLVASTTFYSESTRAMLCLVRIETDPADRTQLRMTVASGDPTLTFELKEFIKEQLVSIPTAPQAAAPPVPPQPQPTSPPPPSSDPGALLAGLL
- the LOC132600515 gene encoding AP-2 complex subunit alpha-1-like isoform X5 produces the protein MLYIHMLGYDVDFGHMEAVSLISAPKYPEKQVGYIVTSCLLNENHDFLRLAINTVRNDIVGRNETFQCLALTLVGNIGGREFAESLAPDVQKLLISSSCRPLVRKKAALCLLRLFRKNPDVMNVDSWSDRMAQLLDERDLGVVTSSMSLLVALVSNNHEEYWNCLPKCVKVLERLARNQDVPQEYTYYGIPSPWLQVKTMRALQYFPTIEDPDTRRSLFEVLQRILMGTDVVKNVNKNNASHAVLFEALALVMHLDAEKEMMSQCVALLGKFIAVREPNIRYLGLENMTRMLMVTDVQDIIKRHQAQIITSLKDPDISIRRRALDLLYGMCDVSNAKDIVEELLQYLSTAEFVMREELSLKIAILAEKFAPDLSWYVDVVLQLIDKAGDFVSDDIWFRVVQFVTNNEDLQPYAALKAREYLDKPAIHETMVKVSAYVLGEYSHLLARRPGCSPKEIFSIIHEKLPTVTTSTIPILLSTYAKILMHTQPPDLELQNQIWAIFRKYEGCIDVEIQQRAVEYLELSKKGAALMDILAEMPKFPERQSSLIKKAEETEADTADQSAIKWRAQQQNSNALIVTDQHPANGTPPISQLGPVKVPSRSNVDCDSADQREAQSNGTLTVVDPQPPSTSSPDLLGDLLSPLAIEGPQPAENQSDHNLGAGVKGDTIGEDALALAPIEEQMNTVQPIGSIAERFHALCLKDSGVLYEDPNIQIGTKAEWRAHHGRLILFLGNKNTSPLASVQAIILSPSHLRTELSLVPETIPPRAQVQCPLEVVNLRPSRDVAVLDFSYKFGTHLVNVKLRLPAVLNKFFQPITVSAEEFFPQWRSLSGPPLKLQEVVRGVRPMPLLEMANLFNSFQLIVCPGLDPNTNNLVASTTFYSESTRAMLCLVRIETDPADRTQLRMTVASGDPTLTFELKEFIKEQLVSIPTAPQAAAPPVPPQPQPTSPPPPSSDPGALLAGLL